The Eublepharis macularius isolate TG4126 chromosome 3, MPM_Emac_v1.0, whole genome shotgun sequence genome has a window encoding:
- the LCA5L gene encoding lebercilin-like protein isoform X1: MYSNNGITASDDCCFHFKVQEDDEYELYARNESLNDSPSRIYKGTRSNSTNKVNNCSISTSQCVSGCFQLDHSNDFHANDSRRASSNSSSCSEQNNCGSSQQCHCEDFARYSSESIRSNSRSSSSSSSSSSSSSGNHLNQPETKKEKLPKEKKENDYQAKGKKLLKKKQQKITSTSQKKNNVACRILSARIHKIKELKNEICFLKNKLESSTVENQLLKRLQYRHLKAIAKYESAESNLPDLLEKHCSEVGTLRVLLRKSQEQERSASRKLREVQLQLLKTKDACQALQKLCKDKNLAERQELQDRLTSLTERMEVNDKRIQGLEKQLLLNNTSFNHQLAAEKKKTVEAQKIITNLQMEIKSLNQKIKEKEREIGIRNIYANRLLKGQQDKCDLESTPKDVNISKAVQTDKSFQVEAMTSLHKQETEKSEEKTTQDSKEKLCGVCEETQLKSEVHQIEELPKQEDSNRICQELLREEIYFGGKHLEGQKKRRDMQALKVDILKDELEKLMGAGSHDILKNKNLSETVAEKQNTEESKEDAERTARETNCDKLAAQRHKFLKKQYVFSDVIENLHQGLPSSGPTSNTSTFCYGRQASRHQTEMKGRNSAITYECSFGDTTKPRQDISSMHSEGHTHTVSTEKKNALMEELFGPSCILKDDSPNRNLKELSREKKTLQSERMYENSYVSDALQCGDFKQTSETVFYANAPLENR; this comes from the exons ATGTACTCTAACAATGGAATAACAGCTTCAGATGActgttgcttccattttaaagTCCAAGAAGATGATGAATATGAACTATATGCAAGAAATGAAAGCTTGAATGATTCTCCTAGTAGAATCTATAAGGGCACCCGAAGCAACAGTACTAATAAAGTTAATAACTGTAGCATATCTACCAGTCAGTGTGTAAGTGGATGTTTTCAGCTTGACCATTCCAATGACTTTCATGCCAATGATTCAAGAAGAGCTAGCAGCAATAGCAGTAGTTGTTCAGAACAGAACAACTGTGGAAGTTCTCAGCAGTGCCATTGTGAAGACTTTGCCAGGTACTCTTCAGAAAGCATTAGGAGCAAcagtagaagcagcagcagcagcagcagcagtagcagcagcagcagcggcaatcATTTAAACCAACCAGAAACCAAGAAGGAGAAATTaccaaaagagaaaaaggaaaatgaTTACCAAGCAAAAG GGAAAAAGCTACTTAAGAAGAAACAGCAAAAGATTACTTCTACTTCCCAGAAGAAAAATAATGTGGCTTGCCGTATATTGTCAGCCAGAATTCACAAAATTAAGGAGCTGAAAAATGAAATCTGTTTTTTGAAGAATAAATTAGAATCATCCACTGTGGAAAACCAGCTTTTGAAGCGTCTCCAATATCGACATTTAAAAGCAATAGCGAAATACGAAAGTGCAGAAAGTAACCTGCCTGATCTCTTGGAAAAACACTGTAGTGAAGTGGGAACTCTAAGAGTGCTTCTCCGGAAGTCTCAAGAGCAGGAGCGCAGTGCATCCAGGAAGCTCAGAGAAGTTCAGTTACAGCTGCTAAAGACAAAAGATGCCTGCCAGGCACTGCAGAAACTTTGCAAAGACAAGAATCTTGCTGAGAGACAGGAACTGCAAGACAGATTAACATCCCTTACTGAGAGAATGGAAGTCAATGATAAGAGAATTCAG GGTTTAGaaaagcagctgctgctgaataATACCTCCTTTAATCATCAATTAGCTGCTGAGAAGAAAAAGACTGTTGAAGCTCAGAAGATCATCACAAATCTTCAAATGGAAATAAAGTCACTTAACCAAAAAATTAAG GAAAAAGAACGAGAAATTGGCATAAGAAATATTTATGCAAACCGGCTGCTTAAAGGTCAACAAGACAAATGTGACCTCGAGTCTACCCCAAAAG ATGTTAATATAAGCAAAGCAGTACAAACAGATAAGAGTTTTCAAGTAGaagccatgacatcacttcacaagcaagagacagagaaaagTGAG GAGAAGACAACCCAAGATTCAAAAGAAAAACTATGCGGTGTGTGTGAAGAGACACAACTAAAATCAGAAGTTCATCAAATTGAAGAATTGCCAAAGCAAGAAGATTCAAATAGAATATGCCAAG AACTGTTAAGGGAAGAAATATATTTCGGAGGTAAACACCTAGAAGGACAAAAGAAAAGGAGAGACATGCAGGCATTAAAAGTTGACATTTTGAAAGATGAACTTGAAAAATTAATGGGAGCAGGATCCCATGACATcctgaaaaataaaaatctgtCAGAAACTGTAGCAGAAAAGCAAAACACTGAGGAAAGCAAGGAAGATGCTGAAAGAACAGCAAGAGAAACCAACTGTGATAAATTAGCAGCACAAAGACAcaaatttttaaagaaacagtatGTGTTTTCAGATGTAATTGAAAATTTGCATCAGGGACTCCCATCATCAGGTCCCACATCCAACACAAGCACTTTTTGCTATGGCAGACAGGCGAGTAGGCACCAGACCGAAATGAAGGGGAGAAATTCAGCTATCACCTACGAATGCTCATTTGGTGATACTACCAAACCAAGACAGGACATTTCTTCAATGCACAGTGAAGGTCACACTCATACTGTATCAACAGAGAAGAAAAATGCTCTTATGGAAGAACTCTTTGGCCCAAGCTGCATCTTAAAAGATGATAGCCCAAACCGGAATTTAAAAGAGCTGAGCAGGGaaaaaaaaactctgcagagTGAAAGGATGTATGAAAACTCATATGTCAGTGATGCTTTGCAATGTGGTGATTTCAAACAAACCTCAGAAACAGTTTTCTATGCAAATGCTCCTTTGGAAAACAGATAA
- the LCA5L gene encoding lebercilin-like protein isoform X2, with translation MYSNNGITASDDCCFHFKVQEDDEYELYARNESLNDSPSRIYKGTRSNSTNKVNNCSISTSQCVSGCFQLDHSNDFHANDSRRASSNSSSCSEQNNCGSSQQCHCEDFARYSSESIRSNSRSSSSSSSSSSSSSGNHLNQPETKKEKLPKEKKENDYQAKGKKLLKKKQQKITSTSQKKNNVACRILSARIHKIKELKNEICFLKNKLESSTVENQLLKRLQYRHLKAIAKYESAESNLPDLLEKHCSEVGTLRVLLRKSQEQERSASRKLREVQLQLLKTKDACQALQKLCKDKNLAERQELQDRLTSLTERMEVNDKRIQDSGPK, from the exons ATGTACTCTAACAATGGAATAACAGCTTCAGATGActgttgcttccattttaaagTCCAAGAAGATGATGAATATGAACTATATGCAAGAAATGAAAGCTTGAATGATTCTCCTAGTAGAATCTATAAGGGCACCCGAAGCAACAGTACTAATAAAGTTAATAACTGTAGCATATCTACCAGTCAGTGTGTAAGTGGATGTTTTCAGCTTGACCATTCCAATGACTTTCATGCCAATGATTCAAGAAGAGCTAGCAGCAATAGCAGTAGTTGTTCAGAACAGAACAACTGTGGAAGTTCTCAGCAGTGCCATTGTGAAGACTTTGCCAGGTACTCTTCAGAAAGCATTAGGAGCAAcagtagaagcagcagcagcagcagcagcagtagcagcagcagcagcggcaatcATTTAAACCAACCAGAAACCAAGAAGGAGAAATTaccaaaagagaaaaaggaaaatgaTTACCAAGCAAAAG GGAAAAAGCTACTTAAGAAGAAACAGCAAAAGATTACTTCTACTTCCCAGAAGAAAAATAATGTGGCTTGCCGTATATTGTCAGCCAGAATTCACAAAATTAAGGAGCTGAAAAATGAAATCTGTTTTTTGAAGAATAAATTAGAATCATCCACTGTGGAAAACCAGCTTTTGAAGCGTCTCCAATATCGACATTTAAAAGCAATAGCGAAATACGAAAGTGCAGAAAGTAACCTGCCTGATCTCTTGGAAAAACACTGTAGTGAAGTGGGAACTCTAAGAGTGCTTCTCCGGAAGTCTCAAGAGCAGGAGCGCAGTGCATCCAGGAAGCTCAGAGAAGTTCAGTTACAGCTGCTAAAGACAAAAGATGCCTGCCAGGCACTGCAGAAACTTTGCAAAGACAAGAATCTTGCTGAGAGACAGGAACTGCAAGACAGATTAACATCCCTTACTGAGAGAATGGAAGTCAATGATAAGAGAATTCAG GATTCTGGGCCAAAGTGA